DNA sequence from the Pseudoduganella plicata genome:
AAAGGTGGGCCAGCACGCGCTCCAGCCGCTGGCCGTCGGCCAGCGCGCACAGTGCCTCGTCGGCCGCTTCGACGACCGGGTGCGGCTGCGCCGTCGCGTACGCCTGCACGGCCGCCCGAACGACGCCGGCCAGCGGCAGTACCGTGGCGGTTTCGCCCCCGTGGCCCATGTCGCTGCGGACAAGCCGCTGCAGCAGGCCGCTCATCTTCTGCACGGAGTGCGCCAGCGTGGCCAGCATGTCCTCCTGAAAGGCGGGATTGTGCTTGTGGCGTTCCGCATTGGACAGCAGCAGCGAGTGCTGCGACAGCAGGTTTTTCACGTCATGCACGACAAACGTCGACATCCGGTTGAACGACTCGAACTGGCGCGCGTCCGCCAGCCGTTCGGCCAGCTCGCCATGCGCCAGGCAGCTGGCTGCCTGGCTGCCGGCCAGGCGCAGCAGGTCGTACACTTCCCAGTTCAGCGCGACGGCCGTGCGCGGCCGCGCCAGCGCGACAAAGCCGAACAGGCGGCCGTGCAGCAGCAGCGGCACGACCAGCCACAGTTGCGGGATCTCGTGCAACCATGCCGGCATCCGGCTGGTGCCCGGCAGCGGCCGGCCCGCCTCCGCCACCCACTGGCGCGCGCGCAGCAGCCTGCAGAAATCGCCGTCGACGCTTTCCGTGCCGTGCTGCGGCGGCATGTTCCAGCGCGCCGCCGGCTCGCAGACACCGCTGTCACGCGCGATCCACAAGGCGCCGGCCGGACTTTCGGCCAGCGCGGCGATGGCCTGGATGGCGCGTTCGCCCGGTACCGGTCCGCCTTCCGACAGCGCCTGCGTGAAGCGGCGCCACTCGTCGCGGTAGTCGAAGCGGGCCTGGTAGAAGTGCTTGCTGATGAAGACGCGCACGCGCGCACGCGCCGTCCCGGAGAACAGCACGCCGACCAGCAGCAGCGCCGCGCCGACGAGGCAGGCCAGCTGCATGACGGGGCCCCAGGCGCCGCCCACGCTGCGCAGATACCAGCCGCCGGCCGCCATGGCCAGCAGATACAGGGCGCAGCCCACCAGCGCGGCCGAACGCATCATCATCTTGCGCGACAGGGCCAGGCCCAGCTTCCAGCCGGGGTTGCGCGCCGCCGTGATCGCCAGGAGCGGCACGCACAGCGCGTCCACGATACCGCGCGCGGCCCAGATATCGGGCTGCACGCGGCGGAAC
Encoded proteins:
- the prsK gene encoding XrtA/PEP-CTERM system histidine kinase PrsK, with the protein product MSTMPIPLLIAAVSHGLCAAAFLAFTALLLAGRRVRETQRAMLAGCAATGMWAGAVALRGWQPWGLDMAQVAFALEVARSAAWLVFLALLLAPAGLPVKRLLGGIAALATLQLAMGDVTMNLWAPTPANQPVLAAIVVRLLLSVLGILLVEQLYRGTPPRERWGIKFACLGLGTLFVYDFYLFSDAMLFRRVQPDIWAARGIVDALCVPLLAITAARNPGWKLGLALSRKMMMRSAALVGCALYLLAMAAGGWYLRSVGGAWGPVMQLACLVGAALLLVGVLFSGTARARVRVFISKHFYQARFDYRDEWRRFTQALSEGGPVPGERAIQAIAALAESPAGALWIARDSGVCEPAARWNMPPQHGTESVDGDFCRLLRARQWVAEAGRPLPGTSRMPAWLHEIPQLWLVVPLLLHGRLFGFVALARPRTAVALNWEVYDLLRLAGSQAASCLAHGELAERLADARQFESFNRMSTFVVHDVKNLLSQHSLLLSNAERHKHNPAFQEDMLATLAHSVQKMSGLLQRLVRSDMGHGGETATVLPLAGVVRAAVQAYATAQPHPVVEAADEALCALADGQRLERVLAHLLQNAVEATPPQGSIRVALRRQGDAALIELRDTGMGMSEAFMRDRLFRPFETTKPVGMGIGVYESREYVRELGGRLEVDSCPGAGTTFRLILPLHRATGDVAVAA